The DNA region TGTACCTGCCGAGGATAAGACTCATTATAAGTTGACATTCCTACTATGCTTGTTAGATATTCCTTAGCTCTAACAAAATCACCGCCACGTTCTTTTCTGGCTAAGTCAAATAAATCTCCACCTTCGCCAGAACTAAAGTCATACCATTTTCCAGCATGCTTGCCACTAGTATTGACGACAATTTTCCCTTTATCTCCCCAACGTGTCTCTCCACGTCTTGATAAATGTTTATTAGGCTCTCCAAGCAAATCACATGCTATGGTTTCTGCATGAGAAGCTATTCTGTCTCTCAATTCTTCCATTAAATTATGATTGTTTGAATTATTGATTTTATCAGTCATACAGAACCTCACCTTCGCTAAATTTATTTGTATTTTTACCGTTTAAATGGTATAATATTTTTGCTGAGTGATTGTTGAGATAGTATTTCTGTTAACGAATCTCTCTAAGTTTCAGGACTTTCGCATTCTGCTTAGCAAAGTCGTATTTTTATTACCCTTGAGCTGCTCTATGCAGCTCATTTTACCTTCGAATACTAATTCTTGGATTTTGTTGTTCAGGCTTTGTGTTGATTTTTTCTGTAGTTGAAATATCGTTTGCGGTCTTTGTAGCCTTTAATTCATTATTTGGACTTATTTCTGATTTTCTTATATCATTAACTATATTAGGTTGTTCGATCTTAATGTCAGCTAATTGCTCTGGTTTTTTATCGTACTGATAATATTTAGCGTTTTTATGAAATCTGTCTCCTACATCAGTTACTATAGACTTAAACCAACCACAAATTTTACTTAAAATAGTTGGATTTTCTTTATTTAAATCTTCATTAGTTTTTAAGTTTATGCTTGCTGATTTATCATTTGGTCTGCTAAGCTGATTTATTAAGCTGTTAATGCTTCTAGTTGCTTCCTTATTGCAATATAGCTGTAATTTCTCTATATGCCTTGTCATAGCTACGTATGAGCTGCTTATATTACTTACTCCATTATGTAAAACGTATACATCTTTTATAGAAGCTCCCTGGGCCTTATAAACAGTACTTGCATAACCATGTTTAAATTGTATTTTGCTTGGGTCAAAACTCACATCTTGTCCTGCATCTGTCTTAGCTACAAATTCATTTTTATTAACCGAAGTTAAAGTTGCAAATTCACTATTTTGTATTTGTAAATCCTTATCGCTTTTTTGAAATACAATTCGATCTCCAGCCATGTAGGACTCTTTCCTTCCAGCTATTGAACGCCTATATTCTGTGCCTTGTAGCGTGCCATTAGCTTTTAACAAAGATCTAATACTTGAATTAAGAATGTCTACCTCTTTATTACGTACTGTAATTACCAATTTTTCATGTAGCTTAAACTTGCTTAGACTCCAGTTGTATCTTAACTTACTCATTGAGTCCTGCAACGTATTATCAAACTTAATACATTTATTTTGTCTCAGTAATGTTATACCGCTTAAAATATTACTCTCAGCAAACTTTGTTGCTGCTTCTCTACTCCAGTTTTCACTTTGTCTTCGAATATTCACTAAAACATGTGAACTGAAAATATTACTCAGCATCTCAAACATTCCGCCTCTTTCTATTGAAGCTAACTGCTTTTCATCTCCAGCAAGTATCAGTTGACAATTATTGTTTCTAACTACTCTAAACAGCTCTGCATATTCTCTAGTAGCAACCATTCCAGCTTCATCTACTACTATTAACCTATTTTGCATAAAAATTTTTTTTTTCGATTATACAAAAATCCTTTTACTGTATAGACTTCCTTATAACCTTTGCTCCTCAGCTCTGATACCGCTTTATGAGTAGGAGCAAGTCCAATAACATTTTGTCCACGATTTGTTGCAATTTTATATGCTTTTGCTAAAACAGTGGATTTACCTGTTCCAGCTCTTCCTCTTAGTACTCTAACTCCACTAGTGCTAAGCAAAATATGCCTTAGAGCTTGTTTCTGTTCTTCACTAACATTTGCTAGACCTTCTATATCACTTTTAAGATTGTAAATATCGTTGTAATAAACTTGATTATTGATTTTATTAGCTATTCTTATTATTCTTACTTCCTCGTCTCTAACATCAGTTGTAGTAAAATATTTGCTACTTTCACCATCATCATGATATAACTCTAGTATTCTATTTGAACTGAACACTTGCTGAACTAACATTCCCCTTTCTGTTAGGTCTGGTATATCTTTTACTGCTTTTTCAATATCCTGCTTAGTAAAAATAGATTTGTAATGTGTTATAGCATCCGTTATTACATCAACATCCTTAATAATTTTTAAATTAGCCTCTTTACGTAACTCATTTTCATTTGCAACTTCATTAATTAAACCCCTAATTCTAGTAGGGCCAATATGCTCTTGCGGTACTGCACTTATCTTATCAACTCTATTTGATAAGCCTAATTTAGCAAAATATGCATTAATTATTTCCTTCACTTTTTCATGAATCATCTCGGAATCTCGAATAACAAACTTTTTGCCATTAACTGTTCTGCATTTGGGGTTTAAATTTACTGCTTTATCTCCTAAACCAGTTCCATCTTCTCTAAATCTTCTTGTAGTAACCAATATATGCGCATGCCAGTTTTTATCTCCTCTATGAGGCTTATGAATGTCTATCTGTACTCCAAGACCATTTTGCACCCATTCCCCCATTGCATCAACTATTTGATGAGTTATTTCTATTCTATGCTCTAAATTCAATTCCTTATCGTCTGGCAGTGCTATTACGATATCCTTCAATAGCTGACTGTTTCTTCGTTTTTCTGTTTGTTCAACCTCATTCATTAATTGTTTGGACATTCTTGAATTTTTGATTTACATAAGCTGGTATCAGCACTGTATGATATACGTTATCTTTTTTACAAGAGAAGTTATAACTTACATTTGTCTTCTCGTTTTTAACAATAGTTCTTGCATTATACGCTGCCTTACGACAACTATCTCCTCCTTTGATTCTACTTAAAAATTCAATCCTTGCAAACTGTATTGCCATTTCAACTCCAATCCTCACCTGAGTTTCAGGTTAGCATGAGTTTTTTGATTTTGCCAGTACAAACTGCTTTTTTTAACACTCAATCGGCTAATTGGCACCCATTTTTTAGCAGTAAACTTTCAAGTTTACATATTGCGTATAAGCTTATTCTTTAATGAAGCTTCTAACCTGAATTCACGTTTTTTTGACTATAATTATTTGATGTTGGTTTGGCAGGTGCGGTTTTTTTCTTTACTGGAATTTTATTTTGATATATTCTTGCCTGATTTTTTTATCTTTCTGAATTACTAACATGGCAAATCTTATGCAGCAAAAAATTACTCTCCAACAAAAAAAGCTAAGCTAATCATGGATGAGGTTAACCTCAAAATCAAAGAACGTAAAATGCGTACTCGACGTCTTATCGAAATGGGTGGACTAGTCGCTAAGGCTAAGCTTGATCACTTACAGACAAACACTTTATTTGGTGCAATTGTTTCACTAAAAGAAACTTTAACACAACATCCAAATGTTCAGAATCATTGGACTACAATCGGTAAAAATATTTTTGATAAGGAACAGCAAAATAAAGCTGCTGTGATTTTAAAATTTTCCTCTGAACCAGATGAAAACACTAAGCGCTACATTCGCCTTCATGGCTTAAAATGGAATAGCTTTCGTCAAGAATGGTGCAGCAATGTTAAGGACATTGAGGCCTTAAAGAATGGCCTTCTTAATGTTCAGTATAAACTTGAGCTTGTGTATTAGTTTTTTAATACTTATACAACAAACACAGCTTGATAATTCAGCTAATGTAATTTATAAACCAGGAGTGTAATGCAATTTTAAATATATATGGTGGTTATGCGAATCAGTGATACTAGTGATTCTATTCAAATCTTACCTAACAGCAATAATTTAGCTGAGCTAACAAAATTAGTTTACAATTGTATATTTAACCATGGAGGTTATAATATTTTGTTCTTGCTTGGATGGAATAACAGCACATATCGATGCATTCAAGATAAAATTGTGCAGCTTCGTAATACTGAAACAGAAACAATTAGGGTTATACGTAGTACTCAAGATGATCTTCCTATATCCTTAGAATACTTTTGTGAAGACCAAAGCAAACAAAATGTATTATATACACAAGTAAGTTTTACTTTTAATACACTAAGATTAATAGTAGAGAAGTATTATTATGTATCTCTACGGTTCAAACCTTACAAATCTAGCCTAGCTATTGTATACAATAGTCACAGTGAAAATTTACAGAAACAATTAGATGATTTTTTTACTCAACAATGCATGAATCACAATGAAAGTAGCAAATGCATCCATCACAGTGAAAGTAGCATTAGTGTTTTAGATATTGATCAATTTAGAGATTTTGTAGGTGATATATTATTAATTGATGATCCAGAACGATAGTATATGTATTTCAAGCAGCAATGCTCCATTTTGCAAATATATAATGCTATGTATGCTAGTTAGAAAAAGTTTGCATTCTAACTAGCATAAAGCTCACAGTATTTATTTAGCTCTATGGCAATCTCTGGTAGTTTAAGGTATTGAGCAAGAGGTATAAATTCTTGCTGAGTTTCAATGACGATTTTTTGTCTTTTTTCATAAGGTTTTATTGATACAGTCTGAATATTATGGAATCGATCGAAAAGCTTAATTAATAATAGTTCTATTTTATTTTGCCTATAAAATGTTTGAATCATTTCTCCAGAACTGATTTTTTGATTATCCTTAATTCTGGTGAGGTCTGAAACCTGTTCTGCAATATTATTACCAAATTCTTGACTTATTATTTCTTTGGTTAGTGTTGTGTCTTCGAGTGTATCATGTAGTATTGCTGTAATAATTGTATCAGTTTCAAAGCTGTAGTCTGATACCATATAAGCTACTTCTAATTGATGTGTGTAGTATAGTTCTCCAGTATCTCGCTTTTGCTGACCATGATATTTTTGGGCATAAAATATAGCTTTTTCAACTTTATCAAGATCAATTTCAGTATTAAATCTTACGTTGGTTTCAAACAGCTTATTTAGTAAGCTTTCGCTATAAAAGTCTATCATTTTTCATCTCTAAATAATCTTTAATAAATTATACAATAAATTAAACTTTTTATATACTTCAATCTCAGATAAAAACTGTAAAAGAAGCGAATTAATTTGATTAAAAAAGTTGTACTGGAATATTGCAAGTAATGGTTGTAAACTTGTCTTTTTCACTCTCTATTTCCATTTCTCCATTAAGTTGATTAATAAGGTAATTTACAAACCATAATCCTGATTCAAGCATTAGCGGACAGTCTCTTACCAAGTCAAAATCAGCTAATTTAGCTTTTATATTCCCTAATTTTTCTTTTGAAATACCGCTTCCTTTATCGTGTATTCTAAATTGTAGTATGTTATCGCTTTTTATATAATTTTTTACAGTAAACAAATGAACTGTAATTATAACCTTGTAGCTGTGATTAAATCTAATGACGCTTCCTATTAATTGACTTAATATAGCTTGTAAGTGATCATTATTTCCAATCACAATATCCTTCATTTTGTACTGAAAATTGTAATTGATTTTTATATCTTTCTCTTTTGCAATGTCTTCTAGTCTCCTGACAGCATCCTTTACTAACTTTTGTATGCTAAATTTTTTTAAACATAAATTTTCATTCTCAATTTCGCTTCTAAGCGTGTAAACTACATCGTTACAGTACTCTTGGAGATTTGCTGATCGATTTAATATTGTTTTCAGCTTATCTTTATTTTTTGAATCACTTAACATGATCTCGCTTGCTAGCCTTACAATTTCACTAGTTGCAATATTAAATCTATATTTGATATTCTGTATCAGATTCACACAATATTCTTTCAATGATTCAGCTACCTCGACCTGATACTTAGCTTTTCTTAACTTTGTTATTATCTCTATATATTCATCGATATTCTCCCTTTCTCCATTTACCAACGTAATTAGCATTGAAGGGATTTGTACTATCCATTGGTTACTTATTTTTTTTTCATAACATTCGCCAAAAGAAGAGTTAAAACTAGTTATTGGAACTTCAAATGCAAAAGTTATGTAATTATTTTCCTCTTTTGCTCTTAGCCTTCCTTTTAGCTGATGTATAAGATGTTTAATAAATGCTAATCCTTCTCCTAGTTCTTGATATGTTACCAAATTCAAATTCTCTAGTTCGGAATTTATTCTTTCTAATTTTTCTTTAGAAGGGCTTAGTACTATATTTTGTACTGTAAATTGTAATATTTCTGAATACTGATTGATGTTAATAGTAATCTTGCTATGCTTACTACTATTTATAATAGCACTACCAATTAACTGGCTTATTACTGCTTTTATTCGAAAACTATCTCCAATCAGAACTGTCTTTATATCATTTTGAACATTTAGATTTATATTCTCATTTTCAAAATTTTTCCTCATTCTGATAACAGTATTATTTATTAGTGATTCTATGTTAAATGTTTCAATCCTTATATTTGTTGATGCTATGTATTGTCTAAATAAAAAAATTATTCCATTCAGAGAAGCTATTATATTTATCTTTTTTTTATCATAGTTATTTACGATTCGCCTAAAATATTGTATCCAATCTATGAGTTTTATGCTTACTTGCCCAGATTTTTCCAGCTGACAGTATAGTTTTTGCAATTCTGCATCTACCTGTTTTATTGTTGTGCTATTAATTCCTTCTGTAGATAATTTTTCGGTTAATTTATTGATTTTATTTTGACCTTCGTCTTCAATAGGCATAGAATTCTCCTGCTATTTAAGTTGTTAA from Orientia tsutsugamushi str. Boryong includes:
- a CDS encoding ATP-dependent RecD-like DNA helicase; translation: MQNRLIVVDEAGMVATREYAELFRVVRNNNCQLILAGDEKQLASIERGGMFEMLSNIFSSHVLVNIRRQSENWSREAATKFAESNILSGITLLRQNKCIKFDNTLQDSMSKLRYNWSLSKFKLHEKLVITVRNKEVDILNSSIRSLLKANGTLQGTEYRRSIAGRKESYMAGDRIVFQKSDKDLQIQNSEFATLTSVNKNEFVAKTDAGQDVSFDPSKIQFKHGYASTVYKAQGASIKDVYVLHNGVSNISSSYVAMTRHIEKLQLYCNKEATRSINSLINQLSRPNDKSASINLKTNEDLNKENPTILSKICGWFKSIVTDVGDRFHKNAKYYQYDKKPEQLADIKIEQPNIVNDIRKSEISPNNELKATKTANDISTTEKINTKPEQQNPRISIRR
- a CDS encoding HD domain-containing protein, which translates into the protein MIDFYSESLLNKLFETNVRFNTEIDLDKVEKAIFYAQKYHGQQKRDTGELYYTHQLEVAYMVSDYSFETDTIITAILHDTLEDTTLTKEIISQEFGNNIAEQVSDLTRIKDNQKISSGEMIQTFYRQNKIELLLIKLFDRFHNIQTVSIKPYEKRQKIVIETQQEFIPLAQYLKLPEIAIELNKYCELYAS
- a CDS encoding MobA/MobL family protein, whose protein sequence is MSKQLMNEVEQTEKRRNSQLLKDIVIALPDDKELNLEHRIEITHQIVDAMGEWVQNGLGVQIDIHKPHRGDKNWHAHILVTTRRFREDGTGLGDKAVNLNPKCRTVNGKKFVIRDSEMIHEKVKEIINAYFAKLGLSNRVDKISAVPQEHIGPTRIRGLINEVANENELRKEANLKIIKDVDVITDAITHYKSIFTKQDIEKAVKDIPDLTERGMLVQQVFSSNRILELYHDDGESSKYFTTTDVRDEEVRIIRIANKINNQVYYNDIYNLKSDIEGLANVSEEQKQALRHILLSTSGVRVLRGRAGTGKSTVLAKAYKIATNRGQNVIGLAPTHKAVSELRSKGYKEVYTVKGFLYNRKKKFLCKIG
- a CDS encoding ATP-binding protein, with protein sequence MPIEDEGQNKINKLTEKLSTEGINSTTIKQVDAELQKLYCQLEKSGQVSIKLIDWIQYFRRIVNNYDKKKINIIASLNGIIFLFRQYIASTNIRIETFNIESLINNTVIRMRKNFENENINLNVQNDIKTVLIGDSFRIKAVISQLIGSAIINSSKHSKITININQYSEILQFTVQNIVLSPSKEKLERINSELENLNLVTYQELGEGLAFIKHLIHQLKGRLRAKEENNYITFAFEVPITSFNSSFGECYEKKISNQWIVQIPSMLITLVNGERENIDEYIEIITKLRKAKYQVEVAESLKEYCVNLIQNIKYRFNIATSEIVRLASEIMLSDSKNKDKLKTILNRSANLQEYCNDVVYTLRSEIENENLCLKKFSIQKLVKDAVRRLEDIAKEKDIKINYNFQYKMKDIVIGNNDHLQAILSQLIGSVIRFNHSYKVIITVHLFTVKNYIKSDNILQFRIHDKGSGISKEKLGNIKAKLADFDLVRDCPLMLESGLWFVNYLINQLNGEMEIESEKDKFTTITCNIPVQLF